A window of Streptomyces sp. SAI-127 contains these coding sequences:
- a CDS encoding proline dehydrogenase family protein codes for MLGPVILAASRSDRMRRLISAAPVTKQVVDRFIPGETVDEIVPIVRELTDRGLELTMDVVGEDITNPEQAEAARDAYLALIERLRTLELGTRAEMSVKLSMFGQALPGGHELALANVRPVVEAAAAIGTTVTLDAEDHTTLDSMFAIHEELRKDFPQTGCVIQAYLFRTEADARRLADAGSRVRLVKGAYKEPAEVAYQQKHEIDKAYVRVLRILMEGEGYPMVGSHDPRLISIAQELARHAGRKPDEYEFQMLYGIRGDEHLRLAAEGHRMRVYTAYGTDWYGYFMRRLAEKPANLRFFARSMITRG; via the coding sequence GTGCTGGGTCCCGTGATTCTTGCCGCGTCGCGCAGCGACCGGATGCGACGCCTGATCTCGGCGGCCCCGGTGACCAAGCAGGTCGTCGACCGCTTCATCCCGGGCGAGACGGTCGACGAGATCGTGCCGATCGTCCGCGAGCTGACCGACCGCGGTCTGGAGCTGACGATGGACGTCGTCGGCGAGGACATCACCAACCCGGAGCAGGCGGAAGCCGCCCGGGACGCCTATCTGGCGCTCATCGAACGGCTCAGGACACTCGAACTGGGTACCAGGGCCGAGATGTCGGTGAAGCTGTCGATGTTCGGCCAGGCGCTGCCCGGCGGGCACGAACTGGCCCTCGCGAACGTCCGGCCCGTCGTCGAGGCGGCCGCCGCCATCGGTACGACCGTCACGCTCGACGCCGAGGACCACACCACCCTCGACTCGATGTTCGCCATCCACGAGGAGCTGCGGAAGGACTTCCCGCAGACCGGCTGTGTGATCCAGGCCTACCTCTTCCGCACCGAGGCCGACGCCCGCCGGCTCGCCGACGCGGGCAGCCGGGTGCGGCTCGTGAAGGGCGCGTACAAGGAGCCCGCCGAGGTCGCCTACCAGCAGAAACACGAGATCGACAAGGCGTACGTCCGGGTCCTGCGCATCCTGATGGAGGGCGAGGGATACCCGATGGTCGGCTCCCACGACCCGCGCCTGATCTCCATCGCCCAGGAACTCGCCCGGCACGCCGGCCGCAAGCCCGACGAGTACGAGTTCCAGATGCTCTACGGCATCCGCGGCGACGAACACCTGCGGCTCGCCGCCGAGGGCCACCGCATGCGCGTCTACACGGCCTACGGCACCGACTGGTACGGCTACTTCATGAGGCGGCTCGCGGAGAAGCCGGCCAATCTGCGCTTTTTCGCCCGCAGCATGATCACCCGGGGGTGA
- a CDS encoding helix-turn-helix domain-containing protein, whose protein sequence is MRENAPVTSDAASFSRAGDYQELVDEISELLGVPATLENRDFELIAFGAYDSEGDLDPSALDPVRTRSILTRRSTATVRTWFEGFGITRASGPVRIPPTPEAGVYRGRICLPVRHRGVVLGYVWLLDSDPGPTDRQLDAAMRVTARIGALLADEAQHGADLSRELRAVLTAERGWQGDMAVAALRTALGSRADGPYTMVCVAPWPSADPDDAPSARTVPHATALCTVPWGATGQALAVLVRLRATDTLTPASSAAGRLLERAAAPTAAARGSTGDAAASGATRDAAAPGVTGDTAAPSAASSTAASSATRDTPAPGATRSTAAPGPTRDALAPGAVAAGVAGARVGLAELAVAWQEASAAARAALAEPRFGPVADWSHIGPYRLLTALPPETVHDPVVRPLLSPAHRELARTAEVYLDCAGQAGRTAAELGIHRQTLYYRLSRVEQLTGLDLDDGEDRLLLHMALKGARL, encoded by the coding sequence TTGCGGGAGAATGCCCCTGTGACGTCCGATGCCGCATCGTTCAGCCGCGCAGGTGACTACCAGGAGCTGGTCGACGAGATCTCGGAGCTTCTGGGCGTGCCGGCGACCCTGGAGAACCGCGACTTCGAGCTGATCGCCTTCGGTGCGTACGACAGTGAGGGCGACCTCGATCCGTCGGCGCTGGACCCCGTCCGCACCCGCTCGATCCTGACCCGGCGCTCCACGGCCACGGTCCGGACGTGGTTCGAGGGCTTCGGCATCACCCGGGCGAGCGGGCCGGTGCGGATTCCGCCCACTCCGGAGGCGGGGGTCTATCGCGGGCGGATCTGTCTGCCCGTACGTCATCGGGGGGTCGTCCTCGGTTACGTCTGGCTCCTGGACTCCGACCCCGGCCCGACCGACCGGCAGCTGGACGCGGCGATGCGGGTGACGGCCCGCATCGGCGCACTGCTCGCGGACGAGGCGCAGCACGGGGCCGACCTGAGCCGGGAGCTGCGGGCGGTGCTGACCGCCGAGCGCGGCTGGCAGGGCGACATGGCGGTGGCGGCCCTGCGCACGGCGCTGGGCTCCCGCGCCGACGGCCCGTACACCATGGTGTGCGTCGCCCCATGGCCGTCCGCCGACCCGGACGACGCCCCGTCGGCCCGCACGGTCCCCCACGCGACGGCGTTGTGCACGGTGCCGTGGGGCGCGACGGGCCAGGCCCTTGCGGTGCTGGTACGCCTACGGGCGACGGACACGCTGACACCGGCGAGCTCGGCGGCGGGGCGGCTGCTGGAGCGGGCGGCAGCCCCCACTGCGGCGGCCCGCGGTTCGACGGGTGACGCGGCAGCCTCAGGTGCGACGCGGGACGCCGCAGCCCCCGGCGTGACGGGCGACACCGCGGCCCCGAGCGCGGCGAGCAGTACGGCAGCCTCCAGCGCGACGCGGGACACTCCAGCCCCAGGCGCGACACGCAGTACGGCAGCCCCAGGCCCGACACGGGACGCCCTCGCCCCAGGCGCCGTGGCCGCCGGGGTCGCCGGCGCTCGTGTGGGCCTTGCCGAGCTGGCCGTCGCTTGGCAGGAGGCGTCGGCCGCGGCCCGGGCCGCGCTCGCGGAACCCCGGTTCGGGCCGGTCGCGGACTGGTCGCACATCGGCCCGTACCGGCTGCTGACCGCGCTGCCCCCGGAGACGGTCCACGACCCCGTCGTACGCCCCCTCCTCTCCCCCGCCCACCGCGAACTCGCCCGCACCGCCGAGGTCTACCTCGACTGCGCGGGCCAGGCCGGCCGCACCGCCGCGGAACTGGGCATCCACCGCCAGACCCTCTACTACCGCCTCTCCCGCGTCGAACAGCTCACCGGCCTCGACCTGGACGACGGCGAGGACCGGCTGTTGCTGCACATGGCGCTCAAGGGTGCGCGCCTTTGA